A single region of the Glycine max cultivar Williams 82 chromosome 20, Glycine_max_v4.0, whole genome shotgun sequence genome encodes:
- the LOC100799041 gene encoding trihelix transcription factor GT-2: MELIGDTTTVMETSSGEAVAAHDGGEVIMMDANSGEEENNNKGEEGEEEEEGDNKINSNNNSLCGGNRWPRQETLALLKIRSDMDAVFRDSSLKGPLWEEVARKLSELGYHRSAKKCKEKFENVYKYHKRTKESRSGKHEGKTYKFFDQLQALENQFTVSYSPKPQPTLATTTNIITLPPPTRPSDTTAISYVTTTVPSTNPTIISPSPQPPTHATTTTTITSPTVATNPKNPPQSNNNSNIPNYSLLNMNNLFSTTSTSSSTASDEDLEEKYRKKRKWKDYFRRLTRQVLAKQEEMQKRFLEAIDNREREQVAQQEAWRIQEMARINREHELLVQERSTAAAKNAAVIAFLQQLSGQHQNSTTTKAGANFLQQPLPQQVQPPPQQAPQPLMMSNNNNIEIQKMNNGHSVVAAATPTTVVAATAIATTAVTTTPSSLSSLSSSRWPKTEVHALIRLRTSLEAKYQENGPKAPFWEDISAGMLRLGYNRSAKRCKEKWENINKYFKKVKESNKQRREDSKTCPYFHELEALYKEKSKTTQNPFGASFHNMKPHEMMEPLMVQPEQQWRPPTQYEQGAAKENNNSERKEREEEEEEEDDDENEEGDLESVEDEGGNRYEIATNKLSSVDTVE; this comes from the exons ATGGAGCTAATTGGAGACACTACCACAGTCATGGAAACGTCGTCCGGTGAGGCTGTGGCGGCGCATGACGGTGGCGAGGTGATTATGATGGATGCAAATTCCGGTGAAGAAGAGAATAATAATAagggagaagaaggagaagaagaagaagaaggtgacAATAAGATCAACAGTAACAACAACTCATTATGCGGTGGAAACAGATGGCCCCGCCAAGAAACTTTGGCTCTCTTGAAGATAAGGTCCGATATGGATGCTGTGTTTCGAGATTCAAGTCTTAAGGGTCCACTCTGGGAAGAAGTTGCAAg GAAACTATCAGAACTGGGTTACCACCGAAGCGCAAAGAAGTGCAAGGAGAAATTCGAGAATGTATACAAGTACCACAAAAGAACCAAAGAGAGCAGAAGTGGGAAACACGAGGGAAAAACCTACAAGTTTTTTGATCAATTACAAGCCCTCGAGAACCAATTCACAGTCTCTTACTCTCCAAAACCACAACCCACTttggcaacaacaacaaacataataacattACCACCCCCAACAAGGCCTAGTGACACAACAGCAATCTCTTATGTCACCACCACTGTTCCATCCACAAACCCTACAATCATATCACCTTCACCACAACCACCAACCCATGCCACCACCACAACTACCATCACTTCTCCAACAGTAGCAACCAACCCTAAAAACCCTCCAcaatccaacaacaacagcaacatcCCCAATTACTCTTTGCTCAACATGAACAACCTCTTCTCCACCACTTCAACCTCTTCGTCCACGGCCTCGGATGAGGACTTGGAAGAGAAGTACCGTAAGAAGAGAAAGTGGAAGGACTACTTCAGGAGGCTCACGAGGCAAGTCTTGGCCAAGCAAGAGGAAATGCAGAAGAGGTTCCTCGAAGCCATTGACAATAGGGAGAGAGAACAAGTGGCGCAACAAGAGGCTTGGAGGATCCAAGAAATGGCAAGGATCAATAGAGAACACGAACTTCTTGTCCAAGAAAGATCAACCGCAGCAGCAAAAAATGCAGCAGTTATTGCTTTTTTGCAACAGTTATCTGGTCAACACCAAAATTCCACCACAACAAAAGCTGGTGCCAATTTCCTTCAACAACCACTTCCACAACAAGTACAACCACCACCACAACAAGCTCCACAACCACTGATGATGTCAAATAATAACAACATtgaaattcagaaaatgaaTAATGGTCACagtgttgttgctgctgctactCCTACTACTGTCGTTGCTGCTACTGCTATTGCTACTACAGCTGTTACTACTACTCCTTCTTCATTGAGCTCTTTATCTTCTTCTAGGTGGCCAAAGACAGAAGTTCATGCTTTGATAAGATTGAGGACGAGTCTTGAAGCAAAGTACCAAGAAAATGGGCCAAAGGCTCCATTCTGGGAGGATATATCAGCAGGAATGCTGAGACTAGGGTACAACAGAAGTGCCAAGAGGTGCAAAGAGAAATGGGAGAACATCAACAAGTACTTCAAGAAGGTCAAAGAGAGCAACAAGCAAAGGCGCGAGGATAGTAAGACATGTCCTTATTTTCATGAACTTGAAGCTCTATACAAAGAAAAGAGCAAGACTACTCAGAACCCCTTTGGCGCTTCGTTCCACAACATGAAGCCACATGAGATGATGGAGCCATTGATGGTGCAACCGGAGCAGCAATGGAGACCTCCCACTCAATATGAACAAGGTGCAGCCAAGGAGAACAATAatagtgaaagaaaagaaagagaggaggaggaagaagaagaagatgatgatgaaaatgaAGAGGGAGATCTAGAGAGtgtggaagatgaaggaggTAACCGTTATGAGATTGCGACAAATAAACTTTCTTCAGTGGACACCGTTGAATGA
- the LOC100817532 gene encoding tubby-like F-box protein 8 — MSFRSIVRDVRDGFGSLSRRSFEVRLPGHNRGKSRSSVHELQDQPPVIQNSRWASLPPELLRDVINRLEASESTWPGRKHVVACAAVCKSWREMCKEIVSSPEFCGKITFPVSLKQPGHRDGPIQCFIKRDKSKLTYHLFLCLSPALLVENGKFLLSAKRTRRTTCTEYIISMDADNISRSSSTYIGKLRSNFLGTKFIIYDTQPPYHNAMLSPPGRSRRFSKKVSPKVPSGSYNIAHVTYELNVLGTRGPRRMNCTMYSIPASSMEPNGIVPGQPELLPRALEDSFRSISFSKSIDNSTEFSSSRFSDIMGIGNEDEEGKVRPLVLKNKSPRWHEQLQCWCLNFRGRVTVASVKNFQLIAATPPPAIVTTGTGPTPSQPTQSSSDPDKIILQFGKVGKDMFTMDYRYPLSAFQAFAICLTSFDTKLACE; from the exons ATGTCCTTCCGCAGCATAGTTCGTGATGTAAGGGATGGCTTTGGAAGCCTATCAAGGAGAAGTTTTGAGGTAAGGCTTCCTGGCCATAACAGGGGCAAGTCACGCAGTTCGGTCCACGAGTTGCAGGATCAGCCACCGGTTATACAGAACAGCCGGTGGGCTAgccttcctccggagcttcttCGTGATGTTATTAATAGATTGGAAGCAAGCGAGAGTACATGGCCTGGTCGTAAGCATGTGGTTGCATGTGCTGCCGTGTGCAAGTCCTGGAGAGAAATGTGCAAAGAAATTGTCAGCAGTCCTGAATTCTGTGGGAAGATTACTTTCCCTGTTTCCTTGAAGCAG CCTGGGCATAGGGATGGACCCATTCAGTGTTTCATCAAGAGAGACAAATCTAAGCTGACATACCACCTCTTCCTTTGCCTTAGTCCTG CCTTGCTTGTTGAAAATGGAAAGTTTCTTCTCTCTGCAAAACGGACAAGAAGAACAACTTGCACAGAGTATATTATATCAATGGATGCAGATAACATATCGAGATCTAGTAGTACTTACATTGGAAAACTGAG GTCAAATTTTCTTGGCACCaagtttataatttatgatacACAACCTCCCTACCACAATGCTATGCTGTCTCCACCTGGCCGCAGCCGTAGGTTTTCAAAAAAGGTTTCTCCAAAGGTCCCTAGTGGCAGCTACAATATTGCCCATGTCACCTATGAGTTGAATGTCCTTGGTACTAGGGGGCCACGAAGGATGAATTGCACAATGTACTCAATTCCTGCATCATCCATGGAGCCTAATGGCATTGTCCCGGGCCAGCCAGAGCTCCTTCCCCGTGCCCTTGAGGATTCTTTCCGGAGTATATCCTTCTCAAAATCAATTGACAATTCAACTGAGTTTAGCAGCTCTAGATTCTCCGACATCATGGGGATTGGCAATGAAGATGAGGAGGGAAAGGTAAGACCACTAGTTCTCAAGAACAAGTCTCCAAGGTGGCATGAACAGCTGCAATGTTGGTGCCTCAACTTTAGAGGAAGGGTCACTGTTGCCTCTGTCAAGAATTTTCAGCTGATTGCTGCGACACCACCACCAGCCATTGTTACTACAGGAACAGGACCTACACCATCTCAGCCAACACAATCTTCTTCTGACCCTGACAAGATCATTCTTCAGTTTGGCAAGGTTGGCAAGGATATGTTTACAATGGACTATCGATACCCCCTCTCTGCATTTCAGGCTTTTGCCATATGCTTGACTAGCTTTGATACAAAACTGGCTTGTGAATAG